The nucleotide window TACTTATCAAATTTCATGACTGTCTGAGAACACTTCCAAGATATTTGCTTTTACCATTTTTTATTTTATTCTATTTTATTCGTCTTATTATTTGTACAAAAAGCATGTCTCATTGACGTACAGAGGAAAGATGGGGAGGGCCATAAACCTTAAACCGGTGAGTTTGACCTTGGGTTCGTGTTGTAATAAAAGTAAAGGGTCTTAGGAGCGTCTATGTTTTCCACCTCAATAAACTTCTTAAACGGCTTCCCCGACGGTGGGAGGATGTAGTGGTATGGTAAGTTCATGAGGTTAAACAAAATCTCATGCTCGTAGCCCGTTGAGAATCTGAACTTTATGACCGGGTTCACAAACTGTACCGTAGTGGTAGTATAGACCGCTAATATGGGTAACGGGTTGGTCTGCTTAATCTCAAACTCACCTCTCTCCACTACGGGTATAGGGTCAGTGAGGTAACTCTTCCAGACCACGAAGATCTTATCGTTATCCTTTAACTTGTCAAAGATTATACTCCTGACCCTTATTTTAGGTCTCTTCCCATTATCGACCACTTCCACTAAAGTGTGTATAGCCCTGAAGTTAGTGTCTAAACTTATCACTCTCCCTCTCACCTTTAATACACCTAAGTCAATTAGGAGCTTCATTACCCTTTTGTCCACGCCCCTTATCTCGTTGACTGACCTATTAGCCCTGAAAAACTCTATCACGTCGAGGACTTTGTCTTTAGATATCACGGAGATTACTCACCCCAAAAGGGGTCAAAGTCCCCCTTATTGGTAGGGTAACCTTATGTATTTGGCAATAGTGTCCCTCACCTCTTTAGCAGTAGGTCTCGAGTACAAGGAAGGGGTTATCATCTTGAGGACTAACTCCTTTATTTCCGGCTCGAGCGTGTCCAAAACCGGCGGGTTCCAGTTACTGAGTACAGAAGACGAGTAAGAGAGTAACTGCATCACGCGGTCCTTGTCACCCCTCACGTCACTTATAGCACTTACTATATACTGCAAGTCGGGCCTCTGGATTTTCGGGTCTAAGATTTTAAGGAAAGTCATACCCAACGAGAATATGTCCATTAAAGGCCTTGCGCCTTTCCCCTTCACCATGTACTCCACTTCGTCGGGCGGGGAGTATTCCGGTGATAATAACGTTATTTGCTCCCTGATCCTCGTAGAAGCCCCTAAGTCCCCTAACTTTACCACCAAGTACTGGGTCAAGTCGGCGTAAAGCTCTTCAGGTGTACTGTAGGGCTTTACGATCAAGATGTTCGCCGGCTTAACGTCTAAGTGTGCATAACCCTTACTGTGGATCACCCTTAACGCGTCGGAAACGTAATAAAGGATGTAGTACGCTATATACTTCCAATACTTAGAGGAGGTAAAGGCGGGGTTCTCCATGTATTTCTTGAGGTCACCGCCCCTCAAGTACTCCATTACTATGTAAGGCGGGTAAAGGTAGTAGGCCTGCTGGTCGTTGATGTACTCCAGAATATTAGTATCTACGTGGACCGCGTAGACCTTTACGATCCTCTGGTCTGCGGACATGGATATTATCGCCGACGCCTCGCTCAAAAGGCTCATTAAGTAAGCCTCTAAATTTTCGTAGTCCGATTTGGGGATTTTCACCACGTACTCCTTACCCCTACTCTCTGCCTTAAACACATAAGCCACTCCGCCCTGGCCTAAATAGTCCGCGAGCCTGTACATCCCTATGACCCTTCCCAGAAGGGATCTCGCGACGACGTCCTGGGGGACGTTGACCTGCTGGTTAGCCGGCATTATGAAAGCCTCTTCGTTTTTTACGAGTTCTAGGTATTGCCTTATTGGGCCGTGGTCTTGTATGAACTTAAAAAAGGGTATTTGACCACCGCTTACCTCGTCTATTACCTTGTCCTCTATAGGGACTAAGTACGCACCGTTTTCACCCACTAAGTAAATCGAGTTTATCTTCATGACAACGTATGAGGAGCCGTTCACCCCAAAGGGGAAGGAAATGTAGACGTAATCGCCTTGCGGGAAACCCGTTACGTCGAACTTCTTTAGTACGTTTATGACCTCGAAGTTATTCCCAAGGAAGACCGATACACCGGCCAAAATGTTTAACCTCGAATTAGGGGTCAAATAACCTTTCAATACGTTATATAAAGTCTTAGAGTAAGCGTAGTTACCGCTAACAGGGAGTGCTAACCTCATACGTTATATAATGAACTGTGATTAATATATAAACTTTGTAACTTTCACAAAAGGGTTTTTTCTTCCTTACTCCTTCTTAAAATAAAGTCACCTACTCTTCCTCATAAGGGCGACTGTAACTAAAAGGCCCGCAACCAGAGAAACCAAGACCACTATTTTTAACATCTGTGAGTCACTACTACTCGTCGTGTTAACGTAATTACCCGGGCCAAGGGCAAAGCTCTGAGGTAGGGAGACGACGAGCGGGGAAGAGGTCACTAAGACCGTTTCATTTACGACCTTACCGTCATAATATACCGGTACCGAAGCGTAAGTACCGTTTTTAACGTACAAGACAATAGTCTCCCCGGTAGGTAATTCGTCAATAACTTTATCATAGACTGTGTAATTTAGGAAGTAAGCCCCGGGGTGAGTGATGTCCACCGGGCTGAAGACATAAGTGTAATTACCTATACTCACATTACCGGGGGTGAAAAGCCCGCCTTCAGGCAACAAGGCGCTAATAGTACGGTTGAGGTAATGTACCTCCACGAGGTAATAAACCATGAAATGCCCTTCGAGGCTCACGGTTTGCGGGGAATTAACAGTTAAGGTGAGGGGCTTTTCAACCACAAACACCACGTAATCATTAACGGTTATATTACTCGTAAGGTCAACAGTACTCCCACGCTCATAAAACACGTGTACAGAATAGTTCCCTAAAACAAACGTGACACGGTAGTAAACTGTGACGTTGACCCTTAAGCTTAACGGTGATAAGACCTTTACCTTGTAATAACTTGAATTAATTATGACTATCGTGGTAGAGTTCCTGAGCTCTTTAGGCAGCGATATGCAGTAGCCTTTCGGGTAAAAGCCGGGTCTGGGTAACTGGTTTACGTAAACGCCATTATAAAGGAATTTCACGTAGTAGAAGACCTTCGTAAGCAAATTTATCTCCCCTCCTTCTCCCCCTTCTCTTACTTTGACAGTCTGGTTGAGCACTTCTACTAGAGTGCCGTTAGGGAACGTAATGTTCTGTTCAGGGACATATACTGAACTTCCCACTGT belongs to Stygiolobus caldivivus and includes:
- a CDS encoding protein kinase domain-containing protein gives rise to the protein MRLALPVSGNYAYSKTLYNVLKGYLTPNSRLNILAGVSVFLGNNFEVINVLKKFDVTGFPQGDYVYISFPFGVNGSSYVVMKINSIYLVGENGAYLVPIEDKVIDEVSGGQIPFFKFIQDHGPIRQYLELVKNEEAFIMPANQQVNVPQDVVARSLLGRVIGMYRLADYLGQGGVAYVFKAESRGKEYVVKIPKSDYENLEAYLMSLLSEASAIISMSADQRIVKVYAVHVDTNILEYINDQQAYYLYPPYIVMEYLRGGDLKKYMENPAFTSSKYWKYIAYYILYYVSDALRVIHSKGYAHLDVKPANILIVKPYSTPEELYADLTQYLVVKLGDLGASTRIREQITLLSPEYSPPDEVEYMVKGKGARPLMDIFSLGMTFLKILDPKIQRPDLQYIVSAISDVRGDKDRVMQLLSYSSSVLSNWNPPVLDTLEPEIKELVLKMITPSLYSRPTAKEVRDTIAKYIRLPYQ